CGAACCACATCTCCAGGGTGTCGATATAGACCTCGCGCGGATCGGAGCCGACCTCGGTCAGGTGCTGCGAGGGCAGGCCGCTGTAGTCGTCCACCTCCTCGTCGATGTCGCCCGGCTCGAGCGGCGCGGCGCTGCCGCGGCTCAGCTGACTGCCGGCCAGCATCGCATGGCCCTTGGGGTCGGCGCCGAACCACAGGCGGTAGCTGCGGTTGGCAAACAGCAGCTCGCCCTGCTGCACCGACAGCACCGACACCGCGGCGTCCAGGCCTTCCAGCACGGTGGTGAAGCGCTCGTGCGAGGCGCTGAGCTGGTCGCGCACGCGCTTGGCCTCGGTGATGTTGGTCATCGAGGCCATCCAGCCGTTCTGCTTGCCCTTGGGGTCGATCAGCGGGCTGACATACATGCGCGCGTCGAAGATGGTGCCGTCCTTGCGCATCACCTTGACCTCAGCGCCGCCGGCCGGGCTGCGGCCCTGCACCTCCTGCTGCTGCAGGCGCAGGTTCTCCTCGTAGCGGTCCGGCGGCCAGTAGGGGAAGGGCGGCTTGCGGCCGATCAGCTCGGCCTCGGAGAAGCCGGTCATCGCGCAGAAGGCCGGGTTCACATAGGAGATGCGCGACTCCATGTCCATCGCGCGCATGCCGGTCAGCATGGAGTTCTCCATCGCGCGCCGGAAGTTGGTCTCGCTGGCCAGCGCGTTCTGCACCTGCAGGCGCCGGCGCATGTGCTTCCAGGTGCCCAGGAGCATCCAGACCGTCAGCACCGACAGCGCGACGACCATCCAGAACAGGGTGTTGCTGATCAGGCCGATCGAGACCCGGTAGCCCTGGCCGCGCAGCACCAGGCCGTTCAGGGCCGGCGCCAGCGGCACGTCGTGCAGGATGGAGGCGCGCTGCAGGCGCTGGCCCGGCATCGGCGTCACCGTGCTGGCCACCGGCTGCTCGCGCGAATCGAGCACCGAGATCGGATGCCGCGAGGCCACCTCGGTCGGCACCCAGTAGCGCAGCAGGGCCTCGACCGAGTATTCGGCGATCAGCACGCCGGCGAAGCCGGTGCGGTCCAGCAGCGGCACCTGGACCTGGAACACGGTCAGGCCGTTGTAGTCGCCGAAGGGCGTCGAGTAGACCGGCTGGCGGCGCTCGCGCGAGGCCTGGAAGGCCAGCTCGGCCGGGTTGCTCTGGTCGGCCGCCGGCATCGAGGGGTCGCGGCCGTCGCCGGACATCAGGGCCTCGGACTGGAAGCCGGCGGCGCTGACGCTGGCGCGCCGCTCGCGCCGGGCCGACAGCCAGGTCACATGGGTGATCTCCGGGCGCTCGCGCGCGAAGGTGCTGGCCTGGGCGCTGAACTCATGGGCATCGATCTGGCGCGTGACGATTTCGCGCGCGATGCGCACCAGCTGCTCCTGGTTCTCGATCAGGCGCAGGCGGATCTGCTGCTGGGCGATCTCGGTGTCGCGCTTGACCGCCTCGGCCTCGCGCTCGATCTCCTCGTTCCGCAGGTACCAGAAGGCCAGGATGATGGCCGCCAGGAACAGCAGCACCGAGATCAGCGGCCCCAGGGTGGCGAACCGGTCCTGGCGCGCCGGCGACTGGCGCCGCCACCAGGTCGAGACCAGACGCTGCACCGGCAGCCAGGCGCGCCGTGTGGCGTTTTTGAGTTCGAAGCGGGAAAACATGATGCGGCGATTATCCGGGGGCTCTCCCGGGGCGGCGGGGCGGTGTCATCCCTTGAATTTCACAATAAGAAATGACGTCGCGCTATTTGGAAAAAATAAGAGAGCTGTGCGACACTCCCGCCACCCCATTGGGCATATGCCTCTAAATTCCGGGGCGGGCTGCGCATCCGCATGCGGCCGGCTCCCTTGGTTGATCCGATCGATAACAGGAGACAAGCATGTCTGCACAGCCGCAGTCTTTTCTCGGTGCCGCCGCCAATGACACCGATGCCCTCGAAACCAAGGAATGGCTGGATGCGCTGTCGGCCGTCATCGGCGAGGAAGGCGGCGAGCGCGCGCATTTCCTGCTGAACCAGCTGATCGACCATGCCCGCCAGGCCGGCATCGACGTGCCGTTCTCGGCCACCACGGCCTATGTGAACACCATCCCGGCCGACCAGGAAGCGCGCTGCCCGGGCAATATCGAGATCGAGAAGCGCCTGCGCGCCTATATGCGCTGGAACGCGATGGCGATGGTGGTGCGCGCCAACCGCCTGAACCCGGCCGACGGCGGCGACCTGGGCGGCCATATCGGCTCATTCGCCTCGCTGGCCTCGATGCTGGGCGCCGGCTTCAACCATTTCTGGCATGCCGAGAGCGAGAACCACGGCGGCGACCTGCTCTACATCCAGGGCCACAGCTCGCCCGGCATCTATGCCCGCGCCTTCCTGGAAGGCCGCCTCTCCGAGGCCCAGCTGGACAGCTTCCGCCAGGAAGTGGACGGCAAGGGCCTGTCCAGCTACCCGCACCCCAAGCTGATGCCGGACTTCTGGCAGTTCCCGACCGTCTCGATGGGCCTGGGCCCCTTGATGGCGATCTACCAGGCTCGTTTCCTGAAGTACCTGCATGCCCGCGGCATCGCCGACACGGCCAACCGCAAGGTCTGGGCCTTCATGGGCGACGGCGAGATGGACGAGCCGGAGTCGCTGGGCGCGATCGGCCTGGCCGCGCGCGAGGGCCTGGACAACCTGGTCTTCGTCATCAACTGCAATCTGCAGCGCCTGGATGGCCCGGTGCGCGGCAACGGCAAGATCATCCAGGAGCTGGAAGGCGAGTTCCGCGGCAGCGGCTGGGACGTCATCAAGCTGGTCTGGGGCAAGGGCTGGGACGAGCTGCTGGCGCGCGACAAGAGCGGCAAGCTCAAGCAGCTGATGATGGAAACCGTCGACGGCGACTACCAGGCCATGAAGGCCAATGACGGCGCCTATGTCCGCAAGCATTTCTTCGGCAAGTACCCCGAGACCGCCAAGCTCGTCGAGCACATGAGCGACGACGAGATCTTCGAGCTGCGCCGCGGTGGCCATCAGCCCGAGAAGGTCTTCGCCGCCTTCCACAAGGCGCACCACAACACCACGGGGCGTCCGACTCTGCTGCTGGTCAAGACCGTCAAGGGCTACGGCATGGGCAAGGCCGGCGAGGGCAAGAACACGGTCCACCAGACCAAGAAGCTGACCGACGAGGACATCAAGTACATCCGCGACCGCTTCGGCATCCCGATCCCGGACAGCGAGCTGCCCAAGATCCCGTACTACAAGCCGGCGGACGACACGCCCGAGATGCGCTATCTGCACGAGCGCCGCCAGGCGCTGGGCGGCTACCTGCCCAAGCGCCGCGTCAAGGCCGACGAGAGCTTCACCGTGCCCTCGCTGGAAACCTTCAAGGCCGTGCTGGAGCCGACCGCCGAGGGCCGCGAGATCTCGACGACCCAGGCCTATGTGCGCTTCCTGACCCAGCTGCTGCGCGACCAGGCCCTGGGCCCGCGCGTCGTGCCGATCCTGGTCGACGAGGCGCGCACCTTCGGTATGGAAGGCCTGTTCCGCCAGATCGGCATCTACAACCCCAAGGGTCAGCTCTACACCCCGGTCGACAAGGACCAGGTGATGTACTACCGCGAGGACAAGGCCGGCCAGATCCTGCAGGAAGGCATCAACGAGGCCGGCGGCATGGCCAGCTGGATCTCCGCCGCGACGAGCTACTCGACGAACAACCGGGTGATGATCCCGTTCTACGTCTACTACTCGATGTTCGGCTTCCAGCGCATCGGCGACCTGGCCTGGGCCGCCGGCGACATGCAGGCGCGCGGCTTCCTGCTGGGCGGCACCTCGGGCCGCACCACGCTGAATGGCGAGGGCCTGCAGCATGAGGACGGCCACAGCCATATCCTGGCCGGCACGATCCCGAACTGCATCTCCTACGACCCGACCTTCGCGCATGAAGTCGCCGTGATCATGCACAACGGCTTGAAGCGCATGGTCGAGAACCAGGAGAACGTGTTCTTCTACCTGACCCTGCTGAACGAGAACTACGCGATGCCGGGCCTGAAGGCCGGCACCGAGGCCGAGATCATCAAGGGCATGTACCTGCTGGACGCCGCCGCGCCCAAGGCCAAGCTGAGCGTCAACCTGCTGGGCTCGGGCACCATCCTGCGCGAGTCGATCGCCGCCAAGGAATTGCTGAAGGCCGAATGGGGCGTCGACGCCAACATCTGGTCCTGCCCCAGCTTCAACGAGCTGGCCCGCGACGGCCAGGACGCCGAGCGCTGGAACCTGCTGCACCCCACCGAGACGCCGCGCGTGCCCTTCGTCGCGCAGCAGCTCGGCACCACCACCGGCCCGGTGATCGCCGCCACCGACTACATGAAGAACTATGCGGACCAGATCCGCGCCTTCGTGCCGGCCGGCCGCAGCTACAAGGTGCTGGGCACCGACGGTTTCGGCCGCTCGGACTTCCGCTCCAAGCTGCGCGAGCATTTCGAGGTGAACCGTCACTACGTGGTCGTGGCCGCACTGAAGTCCCTGGCCGACGAGGGCAAGATCCCGGCGGCCAAGGTGGCCGAGGCCATTGCGAAGTACGGCATCAACGTCGGCAAGATCAACCCGCTGTACGCCTGACAAGGCAGCACTCGGAGACAAGAACATGGCATTGGTTGAAGTGAAGGTGCCCGACATCGGGGACGTCAAGGATGTGGCCGTCATCGAGCTGCTGGTCAAGCCCGGCGACACGGTCAAGGCCGAGCAGAGCCTGGTCACGGTGGAGAGCGACAAGGCCTCGATGGAGATCCCCTCCTCGCATGCTGGCGTGGTGAAGGAGCTGAAGGTCAAGCTCGGCGACACGGTCAACGAAGGCAGCGTGCTGTTGGTGCTGGAGTCCGATGCGGCCGCCGCGCCGGCACCCGCACCGGCTGCAGCAGCCGCCGCCGCGCCGGCCCCGGTGGCTGCCCCGGCACCCGCGCCCGTCGCGGCCGCGCCCGCCGCTTCGGCCGGCCCGGTCAATATCGTCGTGCCCGATATCGGCGACTTCGACGAGGTCGCGGTGATCGAGCTGCTGGTCAAGGTGGGCGACCAGATCAAGGTCGAGCAGAGCCTGATCACGGTCGAGAGCGACAAGGCCTCGATGGAGATCCCGTCCTCGCATGCCGGCGTGCTGAAGGAACTGAAGGTCAAGCTGGGCGACAAGGTGGCCAAGGGCAGCCTGATCGCCGTGGTGGAAGCGCAAGGTGGCGCGGCCGCGGCGGCTCCCGTGGCTGCCGCACCGGCCGCCGCTGCTGCACCGGCGCCCGCGCCGGTGGCTGCTGCAGCCGCGGCAGCGCCCGCGGCCCCGGCTGCCGCCGTGCCCGCCCATGATCCGACCGCGCCCAAGGGCAAGCTGCCTCACGCCTCGCCCAGCATCCGCAAGCTGGCGCGCGAGCTGGGCGTGCCGCTGGACGAGGTCAAGGGTTCCGGCAACAAGGGCCGCATCACCGAGAGCGACGTGCAGGGCTTCGTCAAGGCCGTGATGGCCGGCGCGACCCAGACCGCCGCGCAGAAGGCGGCCGCGCCCGCCGGTGGTGGAGCGGCCTTCCCGGGCCTGCTGCCCTGGCCCAAGGTGGACTTCGAGAAGTTCGGCCCGGTCGAGCGCAAGGACCTGTCGCGCATCAAGAAGATCTCGGGCGCCAACCTGCATCGCAACTGGGTCACGATCCCGCATGTCACCAACCATGACACCGCGGACATCACCGAGCTGGAGGCCTTCCGCGTCGCCCTGAACAAGGAGAACGAGAAGGCGGGCATCAAGGTCACGATGCTGGCCTTCATGATCAAGGCCGCGGTCGCCGCGCTGAAGAAGTTCCCCGAGTTCAATGCCTCGCTGGACGGCGAGACCCTGGTGCTGAAGAACTACTTCCACATCGGCTTCGCGGCGGACACGCCCAATGGCCTGGTGGTGCCGGTGATCAAGGACGCCGACAAGAAGGGCATCTTCCAGATCAGCCAGGAGATGGGTGAGCTGGCCAAGAAGGCGCGCGACGGCAAGCTGGGCCCGGCCGAGATGACCGGCGGCTGCTTCAGCATCTCCTCGCTGGGCGGCATCGGCGGCACCTACTTCACGCCGATCATCAACGCTCCCGAGGTCGCGATCATGGGCGTCTGCAAGAGCTCGACGGAACCGGTCTGGGACGGCAAGGCCTTCCAGCCGCGCCTGATCCTGCCGCTGTCCCTGAGCTGGGACCACCGCGTGATCGACGGCGCCGCCGCGGCCCGTTTCAATGTCTACTTCGCATCGCTGCTGGCGGACTTCCGCCGCATCGCGCTGTAAGCCAGGGGAGCGCGAGACATGGCAACGATTGAAGTGAAGGTCCCGGACATCGGCGACTTCAAGGATGTGGCGGTGATCGAGGTGCTGGTGAAGGCCGGCGACCAGATCAAGGTCGAGCAGAGCCTGATCACGGTCGAGAGCGACAAGGCCTCGATGGAGATCCCGTCCAGCCATGCCGGCGTCGTCAAGGAGCTCAAGCTCAAGGTCGGCGACGTGGTGAACCAGGGCAGCCTGGTGCTGGTGCTGGAAGCCGCGGCCGGCGCGGCCGCAGCGCCGGCCCCCGCCCCGGCGGCGCCTGCCGCTGCTGCCGCCGCCCCCGCTGCGGCGGCGGTGGCACCGCAGGCAGCCAGCTACAGCGGCGCGGCCGATGGCGAGTACGACGTGGTGGTGCTGGGCGGCGGCCCCGGCGGCTATTCGGCCGCCTTCCGCGCCGCCGACCTGGGCCTGAAGGTGGCCCTGGTCGAGCGCTACGCCACCTTGGGCGGCGTCTGCCTGAACGTCGGCTGCATCCCGTCCAAGGCGCTGCTGCATGTCGCGGCGGTGATGGACGAGGTCAAGCATTTCGCCGACCTGGGCGTCGAATTCGGCGAACCCACCGTCGAGCTGCCCAAGCTGCTCAAGCACAAGCAGAAGGTGATCGGCAAGCTGACCGGCGGCCTGGCGATGATGGCCAAGATGCGCAAGGTCACGGTCGTGCGCGGCTACGGCAGCCTGCTGGACGCCAACCACCTGTCGGTCGAGGAGACCGGCGGCGAGGGTCAGGAGAAGACCGGCAAGACCCAGACGCTGAAGTTCAAGAAGATCATCCTGGCCGCGGGCTCGCAGGCGGTGCGCCTGCCCTTCATGCCCCAGGACCCGCGCGTGATCGATTCGACCGGCGCGCTGGAATTGACCAGCAAGCCCAAGCGCATGCTGATTGTCGGCGGCGGCATCATCGGCCTGGAGATGGGCACGGTCTACTCGACCCTGGGCGCGCGCCTGGACGTGGTGGAAATGCTGCCGACCCTGATGACCGGCGCCGACCGCGACCTGGTCAAGGTCTGGCAGAAGATGAACGCGCCGCGCTTCGACAACATCATGCTGAACACCAAGACGGTGGCGGCCGAGGCGACGCCCGAGGGCATCAAGGTCACGTTCGAGGGCGAGGGCGCCCCGAAGGAACCCCAGGTCTACGACCTGGTGCTGCAGGCGGTGGGCCGCACGCCCAACGGCAAGAAGATCGGTGCCGACAAGGCCGGCGTGATCGTCAGCGATCGCGGCTTCGTGCCGGTCGACGTGCAGATGCGCACCAATGTGCCGAACGTGTTCGCGATCGGCGACCTGGTGGGCCAGCCGATGCTGGCGCACAAGGCGGTGCACGAGGGCCATGTGGCGGCCGAGGTCATCGCCGGCGAACTGCTGGGCGACGCGGCGCTGGCCAAGGCGCGCTTCGACGCCCGCGTGATCCCGAGCGTGGCCTACACCGATCCGGAAGTGGCCTGGGTCGGTGTGACCGAGGACGAGGCCAAGGCCCGCGGCATCAAGTTCAAGAAGGGTTTGCTGCCCTGGAGCGCCTCCGGCCGCGCGATCGCCAACGGCCGCGACGAGGGCTTCACCAAGCTGCTGTTCGACGAGGAGACGCACCGCATCATCGGCGGTGGCATCGTCGGCACCCATGCCGGCGACATGATCGGCGAGATCGCGCTGGCCATCGAGATGGGCGCAGACGC
This genomic stretch from Roseateles sp. DAIF2 harbors:
- a CDS encoding PAS domain-containing sensor histidine kinase, whose product is MFSRFELKNATRRAWLPVQRLVSTWWRRQSPARQDRFATLGPLISVLLFLAAIILAFWYLRNEEIEREAEAVKRDTEIAQQQIRLRLIENQEQLVRIAREIVTRQIDAHEFSAQASTFARERPEITHVTWLSARRERRASVSAAGFQSEALMSGDGRDPSMPAADQSNPAELAFQASRERRQPVYSTPFGDYNGLTVFQVQVPLLDRTGFAGVLIAEYSVEALLRYWVPTEVASRHPISVLDSREQPVASTVTPMPGQRLQRASILHDVPLAPALNGLVLRGQGYRVSIGLISNTLFWMVVALSVLTVWMLLGTWKHMRRRLQVQNALASETNFRRAMENSMLTGMRAMDMESRISYVNPAFCAMTGFSEAELIGRKPPFPYWPPDRYEENLRLQQQEVQGRSPAGGAEVKVMRKDGTIFDARMYVSPLIDPKGKQNGWMASMTNITEAKRVRDQLSASHERFTTVLEGLDAAVSVLSVQQGELLFANRSYRLWFGADPKGHAMLAGSQLSRGSAAPLEPGDIDEEVDDYSGLPSQHLTEVGSDPREVYIDTLEMWFDVRARYLQWTDGRLAQMLIATDITARRHAEVLAAQQAEKAQVTSRLMTMGEMASSVAHELNQPLTAITNYCNGMVSRVRDDNIRKEDLLTALEKTAKQAQRAGQIIHRIRNFVKRSEPQRQSASAHAIVEDAVELAGIELRRRNVAIHSYVAQRLPQLMVDPILIEQVVLNLLKNAAEAIDNANLPVSRRHIELRVIPKHTPELGGHIEFSVTDMGPGLPEEVIERMYEAFFSTKADGLGIGLGLCRSIVESHQGRIRAENLYNGASIVGCRFAFTIPVDIPRPEPSGTAMNHAATP
- the aceE gene encoding pyruvate dehydrogenase (acetyl-transferring), homodimeric type; protein product: MSAQPQSFLGAAANDTDALETKEWLDALSAVIGEEGGERAHFLLNQLIDHARQAGIDVPFSATTAYVNTIPADQEARCPGNIEIEKRLRAYMRWNAMAMVVRANRLNPADGGDLGGHIGSFASLASMLGAGFNHFWHAESENHGGDLLYIQGHSSPGIYARAFLEGRLSEAQLDSFRQEVDGKGLSSYPHPKLMPDFWQFPTVSMGLGPLMAIYQARFLKYLHARGIADTANRKVWAFMGDGEMDEPESLGAIGLAAREGLDNLVFVINCNLQRLDGPVRGNGKIIQELEGEFRGSGWDVIKLVWGKGWDELLARDKSGKLKQLMMETVDGDYQAMKANDGAYVRKHFFGKYPETAKLVEHMSDDEIFELRRGGHQPEKVFAAFHKAHHNTTGRPTLLLVKTVKGYGMGKAGEGKNTVHQTKKLTDEDIKYIRDRFGIPIPDSELPKIPYYKPADDTPEMRYLHERRQALGGYLPKRRVKADESFTVPSLETFKAVLEPTAEGREISTTQAYVRFLTQLLRDQALGPRVVPILVDEARTFGMEGLFRQIGIYNPKGQLYTPVDKDQVMYYREDKAGQILQEGINEAGGMASWISAATSYSTNNRVMIPFYVYYSMFGFQRIGDLAWAAGDMQARGFLLGGTSGRTTLNGEGLQHEDGHSHILAGTIPNCISYDPTFAHEVAVIMHNGLKRMVENQENVFFYLTLLNENYAMPGLKAGTEAEIIKGMYLLDAAAPKAKLSVNLLGSGTILRESIAAKELLKAEWGVDANIWSCPSFNELARDGQDAERWNLLHPTETPRVPFVAQQLGTTTGPVIAATDYMKNYADQIRAFVPAGRSYKVLGTDGFGRSDFRSKLREHFEVNRHYVVVAALKSLADEGKIPAAKVAEAIAKYGINVGKINPLYA
- the aceF gene encoding dihydrolipoyllysine-residue acetyltransferase, encoding MALVEVKVPDIGDVKDVAVIELLVKPGDTVKAEQSLVTVESDKASMEIPSSHAGVVKELKVKLGDTVNEGSVLLVLESDAAAAPAPAPAAAAAAAPAPVAAPAPAPVAAAPAASAGPVNIVVPDIGDFDEVAVIELLVKVGDQIKVEQSLITVESDKASMEIPSSHAGVLKELKVKLGDKVAKGSLIAVVEAQGGAAAAAPVAAAPAAAAAPAPAPVAAAAAAAPAAPAAAVPAHDPTAPKGKLPHASPSIRKLARELGVPLDEVKGSGNKGRITESDVQGFVKAVMAGATQTAAQKAAAPAGGGAAFPGLLPWPKVDFEKFGPVERKDLSRIKKISGANLHRNWVTIPHVTNHDTADITELEAFRVALNKENEKAGIKVTMLAFMIKAAVAALKKFPEFNASLDGETLVLKNYFHIGFAADTPNGLVVPVIKDADKKGIFQISQEMGELAKKARDGKLGPAEMTGGCFSISSLGGIGGTYFTPIINAPEVAIMGVCKSSTEPVWDGKAFQPRLILPLSLSWDHRVIDGAAAARFNVYFASLLADFRRIAL
- the lpdA gene encoding dihydrolipoyl dehydrogenase; protein product: MATIEVKVPDIGDFKDVAVIEVLVKAGDQIKVEQSLITVESDKASMEIPSSHAGVVKELKLKVGDVVNQGSLVLVLEAAAGAAAAPAPAPAAPAAAAAAPAAAAVAPQAASYSGAADGEYDVVVLGGGPGGYSAAFRAADLGLKVALVERYATLGGVCLNVGCIPSKALLHVAAVMDEVKHFADLGVEFGEPTVELPKLLKHKQKVIGKLTGGLAMMAKMRKVTVVRGYGSLLDANHLSVEETGGEGQEKTGKTQTLKFKKIILAAGSQAVRLPFMPQDPRVIDSTGALELTSKPKRMLIVGGGIIGLEMGTVYSTLGARLDVVEMLPTLMTGADRDLVKVWQKMNAPRFDNIMLNTKTVAAEATPEGIKVTFEGEGAPKEPQVYDLVLQAVGRTPNGKKIGADKAGVIVSDRGFVPVDVQMRTNVPNVFAIGDLVGQPMLAHKAVHEGHVAAEVIAGELLGDAALAKARFDARVIPSVAYTDPEVAWVGVTEDEAKARGIKFKKGLLPWSASGRAIANGRDEGFTKLLFDEETHRIIGGGIVGTHAGDMIGEIALAIEMGADAVDIGKTIHPHPTLGESIGLAAEVAHGSCTDVPPARK